One Phycisphaera mikurensis NBRC 102666 DNA window includes the following coding sequences:
- a CDS encoding bifunctional rhamnulose-1-phosphate aldolase/short-chain dehydrogenase — MPDPAALKNSPHVAYLWNDAEAPSDPVDALVYRSNILGADQRITNTGGGNTSSKVKQKDPLTGEEVDVLWVKGSGGDLRTSKRENFASLSMASLEQLKASYEARSDTGLKTPAEDEQVANYRHCTFDLNPRASSIDTPLHAFLPARHVDHMHPNAVIAVAASKNNQELTQTIWGGRLGWVPWMRPGFELGLLMHEEQKKNPRLEGLLMAAHGLINWHDDARACYDLSLDLIDTAARYIADHDKHEQTFGGAKYRTPGLDEREALLVQVLPWLRGRVSQQQRFIGTVDDRESVLQFVNSHDAARLAELGTSCPDHFLRTKIKPLYVDWDPASGDVDVLKQRLDEGLERYRADYRSYYEACKKPDSPAMRDPNPTVVLIPGLGLIAWGKNKSESRVTAEFYCCAVEVMRGAEAIDAYVGLPQQEAFDIEYWALEEAKLQRMPAEKPLARRVVVVVGAGSGIGRAVAEKLAAQGGHIVSADMKLEAAQETADDLTAAYGQGIGVAGTGVSGCGPATAAAANITDTVSLAGLIKHAVLAYGGIDHLVVTAGVFVPQDPATGQVTPQQWQLTFDVNVRGSYNAVWEMKPVFDAQGLEGSVVLTTSVNAVVAKKGSVAYDCSKAAADHLVRELAVEMSPTVRVNAIAPATVVAGSTMFPRQRVLASLAKYGIEHDAENGKTEDLRNRLAQFYAERTLTHNPIRPEDQAEAAWFLLSDASSRTTGQIIHVDGGLADAFLR; from the coding sequence ATGCCCGATCCCGCCGCACTGAAGAACAGCCCCCACGTCGCGTACCTCTGGAACGACGCCGAGGCGCCTTCCGATCCGGTCGACGCCCTCGTCTACCGCTCCAACATCCTCGGCGCCGACCAGCGGATCACCAACACCGGCGGCGGCAACACCTCCTCGAAGGTCAAGCAGAAGGACCCGCTCACCGGCGAAGAGGTCGACGTGCTCTGGGTGAAGGGCTCAGGCGGCGACCTGCGGACGTCGAAGAGAGAGAACTTCGCCTCGCTCTCGATGGCGAGCCTGGAGCAGCTGAAGGCGTCCTACGAAGCCCGCTCGGACACCGGCCTCAAGACGCCGGCCGAGGACGAGCAGGTCGCCAACTACAGGCACTGCACCTTCGACTTGAATCCGCGGGCGTCGAGCATCGACACGCCGCTGCACGCCTTTCTGCCCGCCCGGCACGTCGACCACATGCACCCCAACGCGGTGATCGCGGTGGCGGCCTCGAAGAACAACCAGGAGCTGACGCAGACAATCTGGGGCGGGCGGCTGGGCTGGGTGCCGTGGATGCGGCCCGGCTTCGAGCTGGGCCTGCTCATGCACGAGGAGCAGAAGAAGAACCCGCGGCTGGAAGGCCTGCTGATGGCGGCTCACGGGCTCATCAACTGGCACGACGACGCGAGAGCCTGCTACGACCTCTCGCTGGACCTGATCGACACCGCCGCTCGCTACATCGCCGACCACGACAAGCACGAGCAGACCTTCGGCGGTGCGAAGTACCGCACCCCGGGACTCGACGAGCGTGAGGCACTGCTCGTGCAAGTCCTTCCCTGGCTCCGCGGCCGCGTCTCGCAGCAGCAGCGCTTCATCGGCACGGTCGACGATCGCGAGAGCGTGCTGCAGTTCGTCAACTCGCACGACGCCGCCCGCCTCGCCGAGCTGGGCACCTCCTGCCCGGACCACTTCCTGCGGACGAAGATCAAGCCGCTCTACGTCGACTGGGATCCGGCGTCCGGCGACGTTGACGTGCTCAAGCAGCGGCTCGACGAGGGCCTCGAGAGGTATCGCGCCGACTACCGGAGCTACTACGAAGCCTGCAAGAAGCCCGACTCGCCCGCGATGCGGGATCCGAACCCCACGGTCGTGCTCATCCCCGGCCTGGGCTTGATCGCGTGGGGCAAGAACAAGAGCGAGAGCCGCGTCACCGCCGAGTTCTACTGCTGCGCCGTCGAGGTGATGCGGGGGGCCGAGGCGATCGACGCGTACGTCGGGCTGCCCCAGCAGGAGGCCTTCGACATCGAATACTGGGCGCTCGAGGAGGCGAAGCTCCAGCGGATGCCCGCCGAGAAGCCGCTGGCCCGCCGCGTGGTCGTCGTCGTCGGCGCCGGCTCGGGCATCGGCAGGGCCGTGGCCGAGAAGCTGGCCGCCCAGGGCGGGCACATCGTCTCCGCCGACATGAAGCTCGAGGCCGCCCAGGAAACCGCCGACGATCTGACGGCCGCGTACGGCCAGGGCATCGGCGTCGCGGGGACGGGCGTCTCGGGATGCGGTCCAGCGACCGCGGCCGCCGCGAACATCACCGACACGGTGTCGCTCGCCGGCCTGATCAAGCACGCGGTGCTCGCCTACGGCGGCATCGACCACCTCGTCGTCACCGCCGGCGTCTTCGTCCCGCAGGACCCGGCGACCGGGCAGGTGACGCCGCAGCAGTGGCAGCTCACCTTCGACGTCAACGTACGCGGCTCGTACAACGCCGTCTGGGAGATGAAGCCCGTCTTCGACGCCCAAGGCCTCGAGGGCTCGGTCGTGCTCACGACAAGCGTCAACGCCGTGGTCGCGAAGAAGGGCAGCGTCGCCTACGACTGCTCGAAGGCCGCGGCGGATCACCTCGTTCGCGAGCTGGCCGTGGAGATGAGCCCGACGGTCCGCGTGAACGCGATCGCTCCCGCGACCGTCGTCGCCGGCTCGACGATGTTTCCGCGCCAGCGCGTGCTCGCGAGCCTCGCCAAGTACGGCATCGAGCACGATGCCGAGAACGGCAAGACCGAGGACCTGCGCAACCGGCTCGCGCAGTTCTACGCCGAGCGGACGCTCACGCACAACCCGATCCGGCCCGAGGACCAAGCCGAGGCCGCGTGGTTCCTCTTGAGCGACGCGAGCAGCCGGACGACCGGCCAAATCATCCACGTGGACGGCGGGCTGGCGGACGCGTTCCTGCGGTGA
- a CDS encoding DeoR/GlpR family DNA-binding transcription regulator gives MIAPHRHRSILVRIQAGGVARVSELARELDVTEETIRRDLKALADRGEVERVHGGAVAPPAEPERELPFAQRHAAHAAAKRAIAAAAASAVEPGQAIALDPSTTACQLALLLPDAPLTVVTNSLVVCSLLAEKPAIEVICTGGTLDPEAMAFFGLATAEALEKLRVDRLFFSCRGVDLGFGDGAGRGLSETNDRHAALKLAMLRSAQAATLLVDTSKLGHASTVLYAPVDAADRVIVERSADPERAAAVARLRSSGVEVEEAQASAPPRGVAAA, from the coding sequence ATGATTGCCCCGCACCGCCACCGATCCATCCTCGTCCGCATCCAAGCCGGCGGCGTCGCCCGCGTGAGCGAACTCGCGCGGGAACTCGACGTCACCGAGGAGACGATCCGCCGGGACCTCAAAGCGCTCGCCGACCGCGGCGAGGTCGAGCGGGTGCACGGCGGCGCGGTCGCTCCGCCGGCCGAGCCCGAGCGGGAGCTGCCCTTCGCGCAGCGTCACGCCGCCCACGCCGCGGCCAAGCGGGCGATCGCCGCGGCGGCGGCGAGCGCCGTGGAGCCCGGCCAGGCGATCGCGCTGGATCCCTCGACCACCGCCTGTCAGCTCGCGCTGCTGCTCCCCGACGCGCCGCTGACGGTCGTCACCAACTCCCTGGTCGTCTGCTCGCTGCTCGCCGAGAAGCCAGCCATCGAGGTGATCTGCACCGGCGGCACGCTCGATCCCGAGGCGATGGCCTTCTTCGGCCTCGCCACAGCCGAGGCGCTGGAGAAGCTCCGCGTGGACCGGCTGTTCTTCTCCTGCCGTGGGGTCGATCTGGGTTTCGGCGACGGGGCGGGGCGCGGCCTCTCCGAGACCAACGACCGTCACGCCGCCCTGAAGCTCGCGATGCTCCGGTCGGCCCAAGCCGCGACGCTGCTGGTCGACACGAGCAAGCTTGGCCACGCCTCCACCGTCCTCTACGCGCCCGTCGACGCCGCCGACCGCGTGATCGTCGAACGCTCCGCCGATCCCGAGCGTGCTGCCGCGGTCGCGCGCTTGCGCTCCTCCGGCGTGGAGGTGGAGGAAGCCCAAGCCTCCGCACCGCCCCGCGGCGTCGCCGCCGCCTGA
- a CDS encoding TIM barrel protein, with the protein MPSTPAHDRALSALDRFRVELPSWGFADTGTRFGKFFQDAAASNLEEKLHDAGHVHQLTAACPTVAVHVLWDFDDASDTSSAEKTKKMAADHGVSIGSVNPNLFQDQEYRHGSLCSPDASARERAMTHCRESIALGAAVGSKSLAMWMADGTNYPGQDSIRRRFGALKEAYVQLASHMRDAWPGATFLAEYKPFEPAFYQTDIPDWGASLLLCQAAGDNAKVLVDTGHHLPGCNIEQIVALLLAEGRLGGFHFNDRKYADDDLTLGSIDPYAVFRIFHEIASFEHDTGLAPGGAGVDYMIDQSHNLKPKLEAMVQTVCEAQKQFAKAQLVDRAKLAEFQGAGDLVGAETVLKEAYEADVSGLLAEWRRAHGAAEDPLATLRSSGVIEQLGKERAAAREAAGGQRGGGYA; encoded by the coding sequence ATGCCCTCCACCCCCGCCCACGACCGCGCCCTCTCCGCCCTGGACCGCTTCCGCGTCGAGCTGCCCAGCTGGGGCTTCGCCGACACCGGCACCCGCTTCGGCAAGTTCTTCCAGGACGCCGCCGCCAGCAATCTGGAGGAGAAGCTCCACGACGCCGGCCACGTCCACCAGCTGACCGCCGCCTGCCCCACCGTCGCGGTCCACGTCCTCTGGGACTTCGACGACGCCAGCGACACGTCGTCGGCGGAGAAAACCAAGAAGATGGCCGCCGATCACGGCGTCTCCATCGGCAGCGTGAACCCGAACCTGTTCCAGGACCAGGAGTACCGCCACGGCTCGCTCTGCTCGCCCGACGCATCGGCCCGCGAGCGGGCGATGACGCACTGCCGGGAGAGCATCGCGCTGGGCGCCGCCGTGGGCTCGAAGAGCCTGGCGATGTGGATGGCCGACGGCACCAACTACCCCGGCCAGGACAGCATCCGCCGCCGCTTCGGGGCGTTGAAGGAGGCGTACGTCCAGCTGGCGTCGCACATGCGCGACGCGTGGCCCGGGGCCACCTTCCTCGCCGAGTACAAGCCCTTCGAGCCGGCTTTCTACCAGACCGACATCCCCGATTGGGGGGCGTCGCTGCTGCTGTGCCAGGCCGCCGGCGACAACGCGAAGGTGCTCGTCGACACCGGGCACCACCTGCCCGGCTGCAACATCGAGCAGATCGTGGCGCTCCTGCTCGCGGAGGGCCGCCTCGGCGGCTTCCACTTCAACGACCGCAAGTACGCCGATGACGACCTGACGCTCGGCTCCATCGACCCGTACGCCGTCTTCCGGATCTTCCACGAGATCGCGAGCTTCGAGCACGACACCGGCCTCGCCCCCGGCGGCGCCGGAGTCGACTACATGATCGACCAGAGCCACAACCTCAAGCCCAAGCTCGAGGCCATGGTGCAGACGGTGTGCGAGGCTCAGAAGCAGTTCGCGAAGGCTCAGCTCGTGGATCGCGCCAAGCTTGCGGAGTTTCAGGGGGCGGGCGACCTCGTCGGCGCCGAAACGGTGCTGAAGGAGGCTTACGAGGCGGACGTCTCCGGGCTGCTGGCCGAGTGGCGGAGGGCCCACGGCGCGGCGGAGGACCCGCTGGCGACGCTGCGCTCCAGCGGCGTCATCGAGCAGCTGGGGAAGGAGCGAGCCGCGGCGCGCGAGGCGGCCGGCGGACAGCGCGGCGGCGGCTACGCGTGA
- a CDS encoding PfkB family carbohydrate kinase has product MPDRQQTATAAAAALRAFATKAPQTPVLIGFDGFVDSIIRVVQKRSDVDSFTPMPTIRAFGERILAADGKSANFEFVVNQEKLGGNGPIMANAMLEATLRVAYIGALGRPNVHGIFAEFARRVEAFPVCDPGFTDAVEFGNGKLMLGKYAHVANLDADMVRAAIPEDDLRELVVRSRAFGFTNWTMLPKCESVYRMLVEMIPERSEAERPYLFVDFADPAKREDDDLAGVCRLLSTFESKARVVLGLNLSEAGQTMGVLGIGEAAGATDADGLIATAERIRAELGLHGVVVHPREGAAASIHGGSGLDAAHFRGPYIQEPRLSTGAGDNFNAGFTLGLLAGLDAAGCLACGTGTSGFYVREARSPALPELARFLADLPDPA; this is encoded by the coding sequence ATGCCCGATCGCCAACAGACCGCCACCGCCGCCGCCGCCGCCCTCCGCGCGTTCGCGACGAAGGCCCCCCAGACCCCCGTCCTGATCGGCTTCGACGGCTTCGTCGACAGCATCATCCGCGTGGTCCAGAAGCGGTCCGACGTGGACAGCTTCACGCCGATGCCCACGATCAGGGCCTTCGGCGAGCGCATCCTCGCGGCGGATGGGAAGTCGGCGAACTTCGAGTTCGTCGTGAACCAGGAGAAGCTCGGCGGCAACGGCCCGATCATGGCCAACGCCATGCTCGAGGCGACGCTGCGGGTGGCCTACATCGGCGCCCTGGGCCGGCCCAACGTTCACGGCATCTTCGCGGAGTTTGCCCGCCGGGTGGAGGCGTTCCCGGTTTGCGACCCGGGCTTCACCGACGCGGTGGAGTTCGGCAACGGCAAGCTGATGCTCGGGAAGTACGCCCACGTGGCGAATCTCGACGCGGACATGGTCCGCGCAGCAATCCCCGAGGACGACCTCCGCGAGCTGGTGGTGCGGTCCAGAGCCTTCGGCTTCACCAACTGGACGATGCTGCCCAAGTGCGAATCGGTCTACCGGATGCTCGTGGAGATGATCCCCGAGAGGAGCGAGGCCGAGCGGCCCTACCTCTTCGTCGACTTCGCCGACCCGGCGAAGCGTGAGGACGATGACCTGGCGGGTGTGTGCCGGCTGCTGTCGACCTTCGAGAGCAAAGCCCGCGTCGTGCTCGGGCTGAATCTTTCCGAGGCCGGCCAGACGATGGGCGTGCTGGGCATCGGCGAGGCGGCGGGAGCGACCGACGCCGACGGTCTCATCGCCACCGCGGAAAGGATTCGCGCGGAGCTGGGCCTGCACGGCGTGGTCGTGCACCCCCGCGAGGGCGCGGCGGCCTCGATCCACGGCGGGAGCGGGCTCGACGCCGCCCACTTCCGGGGGCCGTACATCCAGGAGCCGAGGCTCTCCACCGGTGCCGGCGACAACTTCAACGCCGGCTTCACGCTGGGCCTGCTCGCGGGCCTCGACGCGGCCGGCTGCCTCGCCTGCGGCACCGGCACGTCGGGCTTCTACGTCCGCGAGGCCCGCAGCCCGGCCCTCCCCGAGCTCGCCCGCTTCCTTGCCGATCTGCCCGACCCGGCCTGA
- the fbaA gene encoding class II fructose-bisphosphate aldolase, translating into MPIADPKTYVQMLENAFEHGFAYPAINVTSMVTANAALKAFQELGSDGILQVSTGGGKFAAGQVCGDMVTGAISIAEHVHRVAAKLDVNVAMHTDHCPPGNVDDFLIPLIEESERRVSEGKLPLFQSHMLDASGLPLEENLDLSVPIYERMAKIGQVIEIEAGVVGGEEDGAAGSDDTPEEHLYTTPEDMVRVYERMKGVDGTYMFAATFGNVHGAYKPGAVKLKPGLLKEGQDAIKKKFGDDASFYLVFHGGSGSEKHEIDETLGYGVVKMNVDTDCQYAFTRGVADHIIKNYSGVLKIDGEVGNKKMYDPRVYLKAGETSMAERVKEACRDLKAEGRSLKSS; encoded by the coding sequence TTGCCCATCGCCGACCCGAAGACCTACGTCCAGATGCTCGAGAACGCCTTCGAGCACGGCTTCGCCTACCCCGCGATCAACGTGACCTCGATGGTCACCGCCAACGCGGCGCTCAAGGCGTTCCAGGAGCTCGGCAGCGACGGCATCCTCCAGGTCTCCACCGGCGGCGGCAAGTTCGCGGCGGGGCAGGTCTGTGGCGACATGGTCACGGGGGCGATCTCCATCGCCGAGCACGTCCACCGCGTGGCCGCCAAGCTGGACGTCAACGTGGCGATGCACACCGACCACTGCCCGCCCGGCAACGTCGACGACTTCCTGATCCCGCTGATCGAGGAGTCCGAGCGGCGTGTGAGCGAGGGCAAGCTCCCCCTGTTCCAGTCGCACATGCTCGACGCGTCGGGCCTCCCGCTGGAGGAGAATCTGGACCTGTCCGTGCCGATCTACGAGCGGATGGCCAAGATTGGCCAGGTCATCGAGATCGAGGCCGGCGTCGTCGGCGGCGAGGAGGACGGCGCCGCCGGCAGCGACGACACGCCCGAGGAGCACCTCTACACGACGCCCGAGGACATGGTCCGCGTTTACGAGCGGATGAAGGGCGTGGACGGCACGTACATGTTCGCCGCGACCTTCGGCAACGTCCACGGCGCTTACAAGCCCGGGGCCGTGAAGTTGAAGCCCGGGCTGCTCAAGGAAGGCCAGGACGCCATCAAGAAGAAGTTCGGCGACGACGCCAGCTTCTACCTGGTCTTCCACGGCGGCTCGGGTTCGGAAAAGCACGAGATCGACGAGACCCTCGGCTACGGCGTCGTGAAGATGAACGTCGACACCGACTGCCAATACGCCTTCACGCGCGGCGTGGCCGACCACATCATCAAGAACTACAGCGGGGTGCTGAAGATCGACGGCGAGGTCGGCAACAAGAAGATGTACGACCCGCGGGTGTACCTGAAGGCGGGCGAGACTTCCATGGCGGAGCGGGTCAAGGAGGCTTGTCGGGATCTGAAGGCCGAAGGTCGTTCGTTGAAGAGCAGCTGA
- a CDS encoding transposase, with protein MRQIRSHVLVESRPAIYHVTSRCSRSLHLLVPGRGGKTPDPPAEPADLRKQLVMAQLDRLTEATTVEVLGFSLMNNHVHLILRTDPRGAEAWSAEEVVRRWLRIHPKRNRAREAVETSEEAIAEMAADADAVEATRKKLVSLPQFMKDLKQHVAQEGNKLEGVGGSFWEGVYKCKRIEDEEQLVATMVYVDLNPFAAGACDTPEEGRYTSLAGRLRRDVPAAERAAENEPDGPADRGPPGRREAVGPRCPLPQRRRCGAWLRPLDESAEAQRRRGQRPLADGDAVRAASAGTVMAGLSLRVYLRLVDAVARRIRQGKQRLHANTRGVFERIGLNAEAVAGRVLALTSRHADRRSGSAPAASAG; from the coding sequence ATGCGTCAGATTCGCTCGCATGTTCTCGTGGAGTCGCGTCCGGCGATCTACCACGTCACTTCACGCTGCTCGCGGTCGCTGCACCTTCTCGTGCCGGGACGCGGCGGCAAGACACCCGATCCGCCCGCAGAGCCCGCTGATCTCCGCAAGCAACTGGTGATGGCGCAGCTGGATCGGTTGACCGAGGCGACGACGGTGGAGGTGCTGGGGTTCTCGCTGATGAACAACCACGTGCACCTGATCCTCCGGACGGATCCGAGAGGCGCCGAGGCGTGGTCGGCGGAGGAAGTGGTGCGTCGGTGGCTGCGGATCCACCCCAAGCGGAACCGGGCGAGGGAGGCGGTGGAGACTTCCGAGGAGGCGATCGCGGAGATGGCGGCGGACGCGGACGCGGTGGAGGCGACGCGGAAGAAGCTGGTGAGCCTGCCGCAGTTCATGAAGGACCTCAAGCAGCACGTGGCCCAAGAGGGGAACAAGCTCGAGGGCGTGGGAGGCTCGTTCTGGGAAGGCGTCTACAAGTGCAAGCGCATCGAGGACGAAGAGCAGCTGGTGGCGACCATGGTCTACGTGGACCTGAACCCGTTCGCGGCGGGGGCCTGCGACACGCCGGAGGAGGGGCGGTACACGTCGCTGGCGGGGCGCCTGCGACGGGACGTGCCGGCGGCGGAGCGAGCGGCGGAGAACGAGCCCGATGGACCCGCAGACCGCGGGCCGCCCGGACGTCGGGAGGCCGTCGGTCCGCGGTGCCCGCTTCCGCAGCGGCGCAGGTGCGGCGCGTGGCTGCGGCCGCTGGACGAGTCGGCGGAGGCGCAGCGACGCCGCGGGCAGCGGCCGCTTGCAGATGGCGACGCGGTGCGGGCGGCGTCGGCGGGGACGGTGATGGCGGGGCTGTCGCTGCGGGTGTACCTCCGGCTGGTGGACGCGGTAGCGCGGCGGATCCGCCAGGGCAAGCAGCGCCTGCACGCGAACACCCGCGGAGTCTTTGAGCGCATCGGCTTGAACGCGGAGGCGGTGGCGGGTCGGGTGCTGGCGCTGACGTCGCGACACGCGGATCGCCGATCGGGTTCCGCTCCGGCGGCATCCGCCGGCTGA